One Ursus arctos isolate Adak ecotype North America unplaced genomic scaffold, UrsArc2.0 scaffold_15, whole genome shotgun sequence genomic region harbors:
- the PRR7 gene encoding proline-rich protein 7, with translation MVMSQGTYTFLTCFAGFWLIWGLIVLLCCFCSFLRRRLKRRQEERLREQNLRALELEPLELEGSLAGSPPGLAPPPPPQRGRLEAPAHAHQHVHVHPLLHHGPAQPHAHPHAHHHALPHPPPAHLSVPPRPWSYPRQAESDMSKPPCYEEAVLMAEPPPPYSEVLTDTRGLYRKIVTPFLSRRDSAEKQEQPPPSYKPLFLDRGYTSALHLPSAPRPAPPCPALCLQADRGRRVFPSWTDSELSSREPLEHGAWRLPVSIPLFGRTTAV, from the exons aTGGTTATGTCCCAGGGCACCTACACGTTCCTCACGTGCTTCGCCGGTTTCTGGCTCATCTGGGGTCTCATCGTCCTACTCTGCTGCTTCTGCAGCTTCCTGCGCCGCCGCCTCAAACGGCGCCAGGAGGAGCGACTACGTGAGCAGAACCTGCGCGCCCTCGAGCTGGAGCCCCTGGAGCTCGAGGGCAGCCTGGCCGGGAGCCCCCCAGGCTTGGCGCCGCCACCACCACCGCAGCGCGGCCGCCTCGAGGCGCCGGCGCACGCGCATCAGCACGTGCACGTCCACCCGCTGCTGCACCACGGGCCGGCGCAGCCGCACGCACACCCGCACGCACACCACCACGCGCTTCCGCACCCGCCGCCGGCGCACCTCTCAGTGCCGCCGCGGCCTTGGAGCTACCCGCGCCAAG CGGAGTCGGACATGTCCAAGCCACCGTGCTATGAAGAGGCGGTGCTGATGGCTGAGCCGCCGCCGCCCTACAGTGAGGTGCTCACGGACACGCGCGGCCTCTACCGCAAGATCGTCACGCCCTTTCTGAGCCGCCGCGACAGCGCAGAGAAACAGGAGCAGCCGCCGCCCAGCTACAAGCCGCTCTTCCTGGACCGGGGCTACACGTCGGCGCTGCACCTGCCCAGCGCTCCACGGCCCGCGCCACCCTGCCCTGCGCTCTGTCTGCAGGCGGACCGTGGCCGCCGGGTCTTCCCTAGCTGGACCGACTCGGAGCTCAGCAGCCGCGAGCCGCTGGAGCATGGAGCTTGGCGTCTGCCGGTCTCCATCCCCTTGTTCGGGAGGACTACAGCCGTATAG
- the DBN1 gene encoding drebrin isoform X3, translating to MAGVSFSGHRLELLAAYEEVIREESAADWALYTYEDGSDDLKLAASGDGGLQELSGHFENQKVMYGFCSVKDSQAALPKYVLINWVGEDVPDARKCACASHVAKVAEFFQGVDVIVNASSVEDIDAGAIGQRLSNGLARLSSPVLHRLRLREDENAEPVGTTYQKTDAAVEMKRINREQFWEQAKKEEELRKEEERKKALDERLRFEQERMEQERQEQEERERRYREREQQIEEHRRKQQTLEAEEAKRRLKEQSIFGDQRDEEEETQMKKSESEVEEAAAIIAQRPDNPREFFKQQERVASASAGSCDAPSPFNHRPGRPYCPFIKASDSGPSSSSSSSSSPPRTPFPYITCHRTPNLSSSLPCSHLDSHRRMAPTPIPTRSPSDSSTASTPVAEHIERALDEVTSSQPPPLPPPPPQETQEPGPGLDGEETSQEARAAAPPAWAGPVEEPPQAPEPPPGQGSPTEDLMFMASPEQAVLAAPLEPAVANTATADTPAADAIEADTATADTAVANAITPTAASLIDLWPGNGEEASRAQAEPRVPTPPVGAEVPLLDEVAEEPLPLAGKGCANLLNFDELPEPPATFCDPEEEIEGEPLAAPQVPTLPSALEELEQEPELEPEPEPHLLTNGETTQKEGTQASEGYFSQSQEEEFAQSEELCAKAPPPMFYNKPPEIDITCWDADPVPEEEEGFEGGD from the exons ggctctGTACACGTACGAGGATGGCTCAGATGACCTCAAGCTTGCAGCATCAGGAG ATGGGGGTTTGCAGGAGCTCTCCGGCCACTTTGAGAACCAGAAGGTGATGTACGGCTTCTGCAGCGTCAAGGACTCCCAGGCCGCTCTGCCAAAATATGTGCTCATCAACTGG GTTGGTGAAGATGTGCCTGATGCCCGAAAATGCGCTTGTGCCAGCCACGTGGCTAAGGTGGCTGAGTTCTTCCAG GGTGTCGATGTGATTGTGAACGCCAGCAGCGTGGAAGACATAGATGCGGGCGCCATCGGGCAGCGGCTCTCCAACGGGCTGGCGCGGCTCTCCAGCCCCGTGCTGCACCGACTGCGGCTGCGCGAGGATGAGAACGCCGAGCCGGTG GGCACCACCTATCAGAAAACTGATGCAGCTGTGGAAATGAAGCGGATTAACCGGGAGCAGTTCTGGGAGCAGGCCAAG aaggaggaggagctgaggaaggaggaggagcggAAGAAGGCCCTGGATGAGAGACTCAGGTTCGAGCAAGAGCGGATGGAGCAGGAgcggcaggagcaggaggagcggGAACGGCGCTACCGAGAGCGGGAACAGCAGATCGAGGAGCACAG GAGGAAACAGCAGACTTTAGAAGCCGAGGAGGCCAAGCGGCGGTTGAAGGAGCAGTCTATCTTT GGTGACCAGcgggatgaggaggaggagacccAGATGAAGAAGTCAGAGTCGGAGGTAgag GAGGCAGCGGCCATTATTGCCCAGCGGCCTGACAACCCACGGGAATTCTTCAAGCAGCAGGAACGAGTTGCATCGGCCTCTGCAGGCAGCTGCGATGCACCCTCGCCCTTCAACCACCGGCCAG GTCGTCCGTACTGCCCTTTCATAAAGGCATCGGACAGtgggccttcctcctcctcctcttcctcttcctcccctccacgGACTCCCTTTCCCTATATCACCTGTCACCGCACCCCaaacctctcttcctccctcccat GCAGCCACCTGGACAGCCACCGGAGGATGGCAcctacccccatccccacccgGAGCCCATCTGACTCCAGCACGGCTTCCACCCCTGTCGCTGAACACATTGAGCGGGCTCTGGATGAGGTCACATCCTCGCAGCCTCCACCACTGCCACCGCCACCCCCTCAAG AGACCCAGGAGCCCGGGCCTGGCCTGGATGGCGAAGAGACCAGCCAAGAGGCCAGAGCAGCAGCCCCTCCGGCCTGGGCCGGCCCCGTGGAGGAGCCCCCGCAGGCCCCAGAGCCTCCGCCGGGGCAGGGCAGCCCCACGGAGGACCTGATGTTCATGGCATCTCCAGAGCAGGCTGTCCTGGCCGCCCCTCTGGAGCCTGCCGTGGCCAACACCGCCACAGCAGACACCCCGGCAGCCGATGCCATTGAAGCCGACACTGCCACTGCTGACACCGCTGTTGCCAATGCCATCACCCCCACCGCTGCCAGCCTCATTGACCTATGGCCTGGCAACGGGGAGGAGGCCTCCAGAGCCCAGGCTGAGCCTAGGGTCCCCACACCTCCCGTGGGTGCCGAGGTGCCCCTGCTAGATGAGGTGGCTGAGGAGCCACTGCCCTTGGCAGGCAAAGGCTGTGCCAACCTTCTCAATTTTGATGAGCTGCCTGAGCCGCCAGCTACCTTCTGTGACCCAGAGGAGGAAATAGAAGGGGAGCCCCTAGCTGCCCCCCAGGTCCCAACTCTGCCCTCGGCTCTAGaggagctggagcaggagccagagctggagccagagccagagccccaTCTGCTGACCAATGGCGAGACCACCCAGAAGGAGGGGACCCAG GCCAGTGAGGGGTACTTCAGCCAATCACAGGAGGAGGAGTTCGCCCAATCGGAAGAGCTGTGCGCAAAGGCCCCGCCTCCTATGTTCTACAACAAACCTCCAG AAATCGACATCACCTGCTGGGATGCAGACCCAGTaccagaagaggaggagggcttCGAGGGCGGTGATTAG
- the DBN1 gene encoding drebrin isoform X1, producing the protein MAGVSFSGHRLELLAAYEEVIREESAADWALYTYEDGSDDLKLAASGDGGLQELSGHFENQKVMYGFCSVKDSQAALPKYVLINWVGEDVPDARKCACASHVAKVAEFFQGVDVIVNASSVEDIDAGAIGQRLSNGLARLSSPVLHRLRLREDENAEPVVSVCLGQASPAGASPAPSLPGTTYQKTDAAVEMKRINREQFWEQAKKEEELRKEEERKKALDERLRFEQERMEQERQEQEERERRYREREQQIEEHRRKQQTLEAEEAKRRLKEQSIFGDQRDEEEETQMKKSESEVEEAAAIIAQRPDNPREFFKQQERVASASAGSCDAPSPFNHRPGSHLDSHRRMAPTPIPTRSPSDSSTASTPVAEHIERALDEVTSSQPPPLPPPPPQETQEPGPGLDGEETSQEARAAAPPAWAGPVEEPPQAPEPPPGQGSPTEDLMFMASPEQAVLAAPLEPAVANTATADTPAADAIEADTATADTAVANAITPTAASLIDLWPGNGEEASRAQAEPRVPTPPVGAEVPLLDEVAEEPLPLAGKGCANLLNFDELPEPPATFCDPEEEIEGEPLAAPQVPTLPSALEELEQEPELEPEPEPHLLTNGETTQKEGTQASEGYFSQSQEEEFAQSEELCAKAPPPMFYNKPPEIDITCWDADPVPEEEEGFEGGD; encoded by the exons ggctctGTACACGTACGAGGATGGCTCAGATGACCTCAAGCTTGCAGCATCAGGAG ATGGGGGTTTGCAGGAGCTCTCCGGCCACTTTGAGAACCAGAAGGTGATGTACGGCTTCTGCAGCGTCAAGGACTCCCAGGCCGCTCTGCCAAAATATGTGCTCATCAACTGG GTTGGTGAAGATGTGCCTGATGCCCGAAAATGCGCTTGTGCCAGCCACGTGGCTAAGGTGGCTGAGTTCTTCCAG GGTGTCGATGTGATTGTGAACGCCAGCAGCGTGGAAGACATAGATGCGGGCGCCATCGGGCAGCGGCTCTCCAACGGGCTGGCGCGGCTCTCCAGCCCCGTGCTGCACCGACTGCGGCTGCGCGAGGATGAGAACGCCGAGCCGGTGGTCAGTGTGTGCCTCGGACAGGCCAGCCCTGCCGGGGCTTCACCCGCCCCGTCTCTGCCA GGCACCACCTATCAGAAAACTGATGCAGCTGTGGAAATGAAGCGGATTAACCGGGAGCAGTTCTGGGAGCAGGCCAAG aaggaggaggagctgaggaaggaggaggagcggAAGAAGGCCCTGGATGAGAGACTCAGGTTCGAGCAAGAGCGGATGGAGCAGGAgcggcaggagcaggaggagcggGAACGGCGCTACCGAGAGCGGGAACAGCAGATCGAGGAGCACAG GAGGAAACAGCAGACTTTAGAAGCCGAGGAGGCCAAGCGGCGGTTGAAGGAGCAGTCTATCTTT GGTGACCAGcgggatgaggaggaggagacccAGATGAAGAAGTCAGAGTCGGAGGTAgag GAGGCAGCGGCCATTATTGCCCAGCGGCCTGACAACCCACGGGAATTCTTCAAGCAGCAGGAACGAGTTGCATCGGCCTCTGCAGGCAGCTGCGATGCACCCTCGCCCTTCAACCACCGGCCAG GCAGCCACCTGGACAGCCACCGGAGGATGGCAcctacccccatccccacccgGAGCCCATCTGACTCCAGCACGGCTTCCACCCCTGTCGCTGAACACATTGAGCGGGCTCTGGATGAGGTCACATCCTCGCAGCCTCCACCACTGCCACCGCCACCCCCTCAAG AGACCCAGGAGCCCGGGCCTGGCCTGGATGGCGAAGAGACCAGCCAAGAGGCCAGAGCAGCAGCCCCTCCGGCCTGGGCCGGCCCCGTGGAGGAGCCCCCGCAGGCCCCAGAGCCTCCGCCGGGGCAGGGCAGCCCCACGGAGGACCTGATGTTCATGGCATCTCCAGAGCAGGCTGTCCTGGCCGCCCCTCTGGAGCCTGCCGTGGCCAACACCGCCACAGCAGACACCCCGGCAGCCGATGCCATTGAAGCCGACACTGCCACTGCTGACACCGCTGTTGCCAATGCCATCACCCCCACCGCTGCCAGCCTCATTGACCTATGGCCTGGCAACGGGGAGGAGGCCTCCAGAGCCCAGGCTGAGCCTAGGGTCCCCACACCTCCCGTGGGTGCCGAGGTGCCCCTGCTAGATGAGGTGGCTGAGGAGCCACTGCCCTTGGCAGGCAAAGGCTGTGCCAACCTTCTCAATTTTGATGAGCTGCCTGAGCCGCCAGCTACCTTCTGTGACCCAGAGGAGGAAATAGAAGGGGAGCCCCTAGCTGCCCCCCAGGTCCCAACTCTGCCCTCGGCTCTAGaggagctggagcaggagccagagctggagccagagccagagccccaTCTGCTGACCAATGGCGAGACCACCCAGAAGGAGGGGACCCAG GCCAGTGAGGGGTACTTCAGCCAATCACAGGAGGAGGAGTTCGCCCAATCGGAAGAGCTGTGCGCAAAGGCCCCGCCTCCTATGTTCTACAACAAACCTCCAG AAATCGACATCACCTGCTGGGATGCAGACCCAGTaccagaagaggaggagggcttCGAGGGCGGTGATTAG
- the DBN1 gene encoding drebrin isoform X2, producing the protein MAGVSFSGHRLELLAAYEEVIREESAADWALYTYEDGSDDLKLAASGDGGLQELSGHFENQKVMYGFCSVKDSQAALPKYVLINWVGEDVPDARKCACASHVAKVAEFFQGVDVIVNASSVEDIDAGAIGQRLSNGLARLSSPVLHRLRLREDENAEPVGTTYQKTDAAVEMKRINREQFWEQAKKEEELRKEEERKKALDERLRFEQERMEQERQEQEERERRYREREQQIEEHRRKQQTLEAEEAKRRLKEQSIFGDQRDEEEETQMKKSESEVEEAAAIIAQRPDNPREFFKQQERVASASAGSCDAPSPFNHRPGSHLDSHRRMAPTPIPTRSPSDSSTASTPVAEHIERALDEVTSSQPPPLPPPPPQETQEPGPGLDGEETSQEARAAAPPAWAGPVEEPPQAPEPPPGQGSPTEDLMFMASPEQAVLAAPLEPAVANTATADTPAADAIEADTATADTAVANAITPTAASLIDLWPGNGEEASRAQAEPRVPTPPVGAEVPLLDEVAEEPLPLAGKGCANLLNFDELPEPPATFCDPEEEIEGEPLAAPQVPTLPSALEELEQEPELEPEPEPHLLTNGETTQKEGTQASEGYFSQSQEEEFAQSEELCAKAPPPMFYNKPPEIDITCWDADPVPEEEEGFEGGD; encoded by the exons ggctctGTACACGTACGAGGATGGCTCAGATGACCTCAAGCTTGCAGCATCAGGAG ATGGGGGTTTGCAGGAGCTCTCCGGCCACTTTGAGAACCAGAAGGTGATGTACGGCTTCTGCAGCGTCAAGGACTCCCAGGCCGCTCTGCCAAAATATGTGCTCATCAACTGG GTTGGTGAAGATGTGCCTGATGCCCGAAAATGCGCTTGTGCCAGCCACGTGGCTAAGGTGGCTGAGTTCTTCCAG GGTGTCGATGTGATTGTGAACGCCAGCAGCGTGGAAGACATAGATGCGGGCGCCATCGGGCAGCGGCTCTCCAACGGGCTGGCGCGGCTCTCCAGCCCCGTGCTGCACCGACTGCGGCTGCGCGAGGATGAGAACGCCGAGCCGGTG GGCACCACCTATCAGAAAACTGATGCAGCTGTGGAAATGAAGCGGATTAACCGGGAGCAGTTCTGGGAGCAGGCCAAG aaggaggaggagctgaggaaggaggaggagcggAAGAAGGCCCTGGATGAGAGACTCAGGTTCGAGCAAGAGCGGATGGAGCAGGAgcggcaggagcaggaggagcggGAACGGCGCTACCGAGAGCGGGAACAGCAGATCGAGGAGCACAG GAGGAAACAGCAGACTTTAGAAGCCGAGGAGGCCAAGCGGCGGTTGAAGGAGCAGTCTATCTTT GGTGACCAGcgggatgaggaggaggagacccAGATGAAGAAGTCAGAGTCGGAGGTAgag GAGGCAGCGGCCATTATTGCCCAGCGGCCTGACAACCCACGGGAATTCTTCAAGCAGCAGGAACGAGTTGCATCGGCCTCTGCAGGCAGCTGCGATGCACCCTCGCCCTTCAACCACCGGCCAG GCAGCCACCTGGACAGCCACCGGAGGATGGCAcctacccccatccccacccgGAGCCCATCTGACTCCAGCACGGCTTCCACCCCTGTCGCTGAACACATTGAGCGGGCTCTGGATGAGGTCACATCCTCGCAGCCTCCACCACTGCCACCGCCACCCCCTCAAG AGACCCAGGAGCCCGGGCCTGGCCTGGATGGCGAAGAGACCAGCCAAGAGGCCAGAGCAGCAGCCCCTCCGGCCTGGGCCGGCCCCGTGGAGGAGCCCCCGCAGGCCCCAGAGCCTCCGCCGGGGCAGGGCAGCCCCACGGAGGACCTGATGTTCATGGCATCTCCAGAGCAGGCTGTCCTGGCCGCCCCTCTGGAGCCTGCCGTGGCCAACACCGCCACAGCAGACACCCCGGCAGCCGATGCCATTGAAGCCGACACTGCCACTGCTGACACCGCTGTTGCCAATGCCATCACCCCCACCGCTGCCAGCCTCATTGACCTATGGCCTGGCAACGGGGAGGAGGCCTCCAGAGCCCAGGCTGAGCCTAGGGTCCCCACACCTCCCGTGGGTGCCGAGGTGCCCCTGCTAGATGAGGTGGCTGAGGAGCCACTGCCCTTGGCAGGCAAAGGCTGTGCCAACCTTCTCAATTTTGATGAGCTGCCTGAGCCGCCAGCTACCTTCTGTGACCCAGAGGAGGAAATAGAAGGGGAGCCCCTAGCTGCCCCCCAGGTCCCAACTCTGCCCTCGGCTCTAGaggagctggagcaggagccagagctggagccagagccagagccccaTCTGCTGACCAATGGCGAGACCACCCAGAAGGAGGGGACCCAG GCCAGTGAGGGGTACTTCAGCCAATCACAGGAGGAGGAGTTCGCCCAATCGGAAGAGCTGTGCGCAAAGGCCCCGCCTCCTATGTTCTACAACAAACCTCCAG AAATCGACATCACCTGCTGGGATGCAGACCCAGTaccagaagaggaggagggcttCGAGGGCGGTGATTAG